ctcactcatatatatatatatatatatatatatatatatatatatatatatatatatatatatatttgtagtgTACAGCTGGAACGTTTCTTTCGTGATAtcatttttcccttttcttgtcGGTAAAGAGTTACAATTTTAAACGACGCTATATACTTTGGTAACTTTAACTTTTTTACAGGGAGTGCGTCTATTCATCGTGATTGATCTGCATTAATTTCATGTAAACTCCCTCCGCTAGCTTCATAACCTGAGAAGCCAATTGAACCAAGTCAGATTGAGAATATTATATAAGAATCTGATCATCAATGCACGGCTTAagtttgaaggaaaaaaagatgTTTCTAATTTCATGACAAGTGATCAATTAAGAAGGAAGCATGGATATATATGTTACTGTCGATATTCTATGTTGATCTTGGTGTTGGGTATCTTGGAGAGTGCACTGAAAGCCTCGTCGGACAAGACGAGAGTCGAGGTGCATGAATTCGTCCTGCAGAGGTCGACGACTTCGACTACGATCGAACCGTCCTTGCACGGCCGCCTGAGGCCACTCAGGCAACGGAGCTGATACTTTCTCCCACACGCTGCGCCGTTGTCCCATATCCCGTGACCTGCAGCCACGAATAGGCCGCTTCCCGGCAGTTGATCCTGGTCGTATCCCGGGCATCTTGTTGCTGCACAAAGGAATCACACAAACACGTCCGAGCCTTTTAAACAAACTACGTTTCGAGCCATAGATGATCATTATTACTCAAATTACATCATCTCAACATGTAGTGCTTTGAAGTTTGTATTTCCTGGATGTTCTTTTTGTTGATGGGGGACAACTATATACTGAATTTCGGATTATCTTTGTTCCTCTTTTACGTCGAAATTGTGTAGGCCATTTGGCATCACCTCTCTTTTGAGTTTATGAATCAGTTTCGCCGTATTAGGCAGGCATTaccctacacacacacacacacacacacacacacacacactttcAAAAACCTAGAGAATCAGTTCCTTAGTAGCCAACATCAAAGATTCAGAAAAAAT
This DNA window, taken from Ananas comosus cultivar F153 linkage group 5, ASM154086v1, whole genome shotgun sequence, encodes the following:
- the LOC109711107 gene encoding EG45-like domain containing protein gives rise to the protein MERSLLTLAATLVTLFYKTICVGRVVADVGTATSYDPPYLPTRCPGYDQDQLPGSGLFVAAGHGIWDNGAACGRKYQLRCLSGLRRPCKDGSIVVEVVDLCRTNSCTSTLVLSDEAFSALSKIPNTKINIEYRQL